A genomic region of Methylobacterium durans contains the following coding sequences:
- a CDS encoding peptidylprolyl isomerase yields MLQNMRSASQHWLGKIVLTIVFTLLIAGVAIFGVEEFFRGGSSSTVATVGKTQISAEAVRAAYQNQLQRYQQQLRRNLTPDQARALGLDRQVMSQLVTEASLDQKTRDLGLAVPDAAVLRAIHEEKSFQNAEGKFDPSLFYQTLQRAGLNEGLFVREQRSVIARLQLAEAVAADIHVPQAMREAVHRYSTERRAAAYLRLAPSVAGEIPAPTEAELEGYYGANKANFRAPERRSANLLVLSPDTLAKPEAVTEEEVRKVYDTQKDRFGSPERRTIQQIVFPDEAAAEAARKPIESGEKPFEAVAIERGADPKNLSLGTLTKAELFDPAVAEAAFALQQGAVSQPVKGRFGTVLLRVTGIEPENRKPLAEVEPEIRKAIAEQRARSGIDATHDAIEDQRANAKPLADIAKERGLPLVAAEAIDAQGKDPAGQPVAGIPDPDTTLPAVFRAEIGGDNEPLRTKSGGYVWFDVTKIDPAHDKPLDEVREQAVAGWRAAEVTHRLGVKARELQERLEKGETLEAVAGSVGVNVEMVEDLARNQSKDNLDADVINRIFATYVDKAASAPSGEARILFKVTSATMPAYVPGSPSDKTIESNFRTALADDVLGEYIAEVQKKAGVSINQAAFRRAIGGEY; encoded by the coding sequence ATGCTCCAGAACATGCGCAGTGCCAGCCAGCACTGGCTCGGCAAGATCGTCCTGACGATCGTGTTCACGCTGCTGATCGCGGGCGTCGCGATCTTCGGCGTCGAGGAGTTCTTCCGCGGCGGATCGAGCAGCACCGTCGCCACCGTGGGCAAGACCCAGATCTCGGCCGAGGCCGTGCGGGCGGCCTACCAGAACCAGCTCCAGCGCTATCAGCAGCAGCTGCGCCGCAACCTGACGCCCGACCAGGCGCGGGCGCTCGGCCTCGACCGGCAGGTGATGTCGCAGCTCGTGACGGAAGCCTCCCTCGACCAGAAGACCCGCGATCTCGGCCTCGCCGTGCCGGATGCGGCGGTGCTGCGCGCGATCCACGAGGAGAAGTCGTTCCAGAACGCCGAGGGCAAGTTCGACCCCTCGCTGTTCTACCAGACGCTGCAGCGCGCCGGCCTCAACGAGGGCCTGTTCGTGCGCGAGCAGCGCTCGGTCATCGCCCGCCTGCAGCTCGCCGAGGCCGTCGCGGCCGACATCCACGTGCCGCAGGCGATGCGGGAGGCCGTGCACCGCTATTCCACCGAGCGTCGTGCCGCCGCCTACCTGCGCCTCGCGCCCTCGGTCGCGGGCGAGATCCCGGCGCCGACCGAGGCGGAGCTCGAAGGCTACTACGGGGCCAACAAGGCGAACTTCCGGGCGCCCGAGCGGCGCAGCGCCAACCTCCTCGTCCTCAGCCCGGACACGCTGGCCAAGCCCGAGGCGGTGACCGAGGAGGAGGTGCGCAAGGTCTATGACACCCAGAAGGACCGGTTCGGCTCGCCCGAGCGCCGCACCATCCAGCAGATCGTCTTTCCCGACGAGGCGGCGGCCGAGGCCGCGCGCAAGCCGATCGAGAGCGGCGAGAAGCCCTTCGAGGCGGTGGCGATCGAGCGCGGCGCGGACCCGAAGAACCTCTCGCTCGGCACCCTGACGAAAGCCGAGCTGTTCGATCCGGCGGTGGCCGAGGCCGCCTTCGCCCTCCAGCAGGGTGCGGTCAGCCAGCCGGTGAAGGGCCGCTTCGGCACCGTGCTGCTGCGCGTCACCGGCATCGAGCCGGAGAACCGCAAGCCGCTGGCGGAGGTCGAGCCCGAGATCCGCAAGGCCATCGCCGAGCAGCGCGCCCGCAGCGGCATCGACGCGACCCACGACGCCATCGAGGATCAGCGCGCGAACGCGAAGCCGCTCGCCGACATCGCCAAGGAGCGGGGTCTGCCCCTCGTCGCGGCCGAGGCGATCGATGCGCAGGGCAAGGACCCGGCCGGCCAGCCGGTCGCTGGAATCCCCGATCCGGACACCACCTTGCCGGCCGTGTTCCGCGCCGAGATCGGCGGCGACAACGAACCGCTGCGCACGAAGTCCGGCGGCTACGTCTGGTTCGACGTGACCAAGATCGACCCCGCCCACGACAAGCCGCTGGACGAGGTGCGCGAGCAGGCCGTCGCCGGCTGGCGGGCCGCCGAGGTGACGCACCGCCTCGGCGTGAAGGCGCGGGAACTTCAGGAACGCCTCGAAAAGGGCGAGACGCTCGAGGCGGTCGCAGGCTCGGTCGGCGTCAACGTCGAGATGGTCGAGGATCTCGCCCGCAACCAGTCGAAGGACAACCTCGACGCGGACGTCATCAACCGCATCTTCGCGACCTACGTCGACAAGGCCGCCTCCGCCCCGTCCGGCGAGGCGCGCATCCTGTTCAAGGTCACCTCGGCGACGATGCCCGCCTACGTGCCCGGCAGCCCGAGCGACAAGACGATCGAGTCGAACTTCCGCACGGCCCTCGCCGACGACGTGCTCGGCGAGTACATCGCCGAGGTCCAGAAGAAGGCCGGCGTCAGCATCAACCAAGCGGCGTTCCGGCGCGCGATCGGCGGCGAGTACTGA